A window of Hevea brasiliensis isolate MT/VB/25A 57/8 unplaced genomic scaffold, ASM3005281v1 Scaf7, whole genome shotgun sequence genomic DNA:
atattatttttgaaagctttgtatattatttttttttattatagcgaaattttttttattattttacatgtgattgtAAGTTTTATAATCAAATTATATAGATTTTgtgttcataatttttttttatattatacaaTTATTTGATAGTATGTGACTTAAATTTAAGTGTCTACTTTaataattatcttaatttaataAAGTCCTTTTTTTATTTGTTAAATCTCTTTTAAATTTAAGCTTAATACTTTGCTATAATATTCTATCGTGATagtatatattaaattgaatttattaaacACCTCAGTTTATTGAGCTTTCAATCCATCTATCATGGATCCAAGATGCAtcctatattttatattttaaattgacaacaaatgaaaaataaatagaaactaAGCACCGTAAGCATCCGAGGACAACCTAGGATTTGGGTGCACCGTCAAGGGCTGAGAACGTTGTAAGGTTAGTCCATAAGCTTCTTCCATGTTCAAATCTGCAGGCTTCAACCCATCTGCCAAATCCCATTCAAATGCATGCACTAGAGTTCCCACCAACAGATGAACCATGCGCAAAGCCATGCTTATTCCTGCACATATTCTACGTCCTGCACCGAACGTTATAAGCTCAAAATCATTTCCCTTCACGTCAACACCTGCATTTTCTCCTCCGGCCAGAAATCTTTCGGGCTTAAACTCTAGTGGGTCGGCCCATATAGTTGGATCTCGGGCTATCGCCCAGATGTTCACCAAAAGAGTTGAGTTCTTGGGAATGTGGTAGCCGTTTATTTCACAACTATTGGCTGCAATCCGTGGAAGAGATAATGGCGTTGCTGGGTGAAGCCGGAAAGTTTCTTTGACCAATGCTTGGAGATAGGTGAGTTGGGTTAGGTCAGATTCGGTAACGAGACGTTCTCGGCCGATAACAGAGTCGAGCTCTTGTTGGACTTTGGCCAGGATACGTGGGTGCCGAATGAGTTCAGCAATAGCCCATTCCACTGTGCTGGCGGACGTATCGGTGCCTGCTGTAAACATGTTCTGCAACCACAAACACAATGCAAATCCATATATGGATTATAGAAAATAAAACTCATATTAATAATTTTCTATATTTGAATCAAAGCTTATAACGCTGCCTTGTAAGATAGAGAAAGTATACCAAAAGTAACGCTTTGATTTCAGTATCAGTAGGTTTCAGACCATCACTATCACCTTCTTCTTTCAACGAAATTAACGTGCTCAACATGTTGTTCATTTCAGCACCATTAAAACCATTAATCTTGTGGTCCTCCACAATCTCTGTCAAGAAAGCATCAAATCTGCGATGGAGCTTCTTCATTTTGGCTGCCACCCCTTGTAAGTCCAGCCACTCCAATGCTGGAACAAAGTCACCGATATTGAAAACTCCCGACAAAACCATCAACTCCCTAACCATCGATTGGAAGTCGACTGCCTTTTGATCACGACCACCGCTACCGTCACCGACCACTCTTCTGCCTAGCATCACTCGTCCAATGGTATTGGTGGTGCATACGTTAAGCAGTTGTCCCAAGTTAACTGCTTCTGTTGGGCTCGCTCTCGCCAGTGCTCTAGTGAGCGCTGCCACTTCTTCCTGCATTATAGTCACCTAGAAATGTCAAACTTACTAAAAGCGAGGAATTACCGTGTGCTTCTGAGCACATACTCTTCCTATGTATAAAATTATGGATCGCACATTAGTGTTCCCAGGTGTATTGGGGATTCCGTAATTAATGTAGTAAGCATGCAGCTAGGACTGGGatgtaa
This region includes:
- the LOC131177680 gene encoding flavonoid 3'-monooxygenase-like, whose protein sequence is MSPLVLYFIALAIFLYLCFLNLRTSHSLPPGPKPWPLVGNLPHLGPKPHHSMAALAQKYGPLMHLRMGLVDVVVAASASVAAQFLKAHDANFSSRPPNSGAKYVAYNYQDLVFAPYGPRWRMLRKISSVHLFSGKALDDFRHVRQEEVAALTRALARASPTEAVNLGQLLNVCTTNTIGRVMLGRRVVGDGSGGRDQKAVDFQSMVRELMVLSGVFNIGDFVPALEWLDLQGVAAKMKKLHRRFDAFLTEIVEDHKINGFNGAEMNNMLSTLISLKEEGDSDGLKPTDTEIKALLLNMFTAGTDTSASTVEWAIAELIRHPRILAKVQQELDSVIGRERLVTESDLTQLTYLQALVKETFRLHPATPLSLPRIAANSCEINGYHIPKNSTLLVNIWAIARDPTIWADPLEFKPERFLAGGENAGVDVKGNDFELITFGAGRRICAGISMALRMVHLLVGTLVHAFEWDLADGLKPADLNMEEAYGLTLQRSQPLTVHPNPRLSSDAYGA